One Paenisporosarcina sp. FSL H8-0542 genomic region harbors:
- the rpoC gene encoding DNA-directed RNA polymerase subunit beta' has product MIDVNNFEYMKIGLASPDKIRSWSYGEVKKPETINYRTLKPEKDGLFCERIFGPTKDWECHCGKYKRVRYKGVVCDRCGVEVTRSKVRRERMGHIELAAPVSHIWYFKGIPSRMGLILDMSPRSLEEVIYFASYVVVDPANTPLERKQLLSEKEYRAYREKYGTKFYAAMGAEAIKRLLQELDLEKETEMLKEELKTAAGQRRTRAIKRLEVVESFRNSGNKPDWMILDVLPVIPPELRPMVQLDGGRFATSDLNDLYRRVINRNNRLKRLLDLGAPSIIVQNEKRMLQEAVDALIDNGRRGRPVTGPGNRPLKSLSHMLKGKQGRFRQNLLGKRVDYSGRSVIVVGPNLKMYQCGLPKEMAIELFKPFVMKELVERGLAHNIKSAKRKIERMHSEVWDVLEDVIKEHPVLLNRAPTLHRLGIQAFEPTLVEGRAIRLHPLVCTAYNADFDGDQMAVHVPLSAEAQAEARLLMLAAQNILNPKDGKPVVTPSQDMVLGNYYLTLERKGATGEGSTFYGPNEVLIAYQNGHAHLHTRIAIAAGSLNNQTFTEEQNKMLLLTTVGKVIFNEILPETFPYINEPTDFNLQVETPSKYFVPTTTDVRTHIDEMELVSPFKKKILGNIIAEVFKRFHITETSKMLDRMKNLGFKYSTKAGITIGISDIVVLPDKGKVLEEAQDKVDKVLKQFRRGLITEEERYDRVISYWSAAKDVIQEKLMKSLDNLNPIFMMSDSGARGNASNFTQLAGMRGLMANPAGRIIELPIKSSFREGLTVLEYFISTHGARKGLADTALKTADSGYLTRRLVDVAQDVIVREDDCGTDRGLLIGALMDGTEVIEGFDERIVGRHTRKTIFHPETKKVILEKDALITEDVARVILDAGFEELTIRSAFTCNTKHGVCKKCYGINLATGENVEVGEAVGIIAAQSIGEPGTQLTMRTFHTGGVAGDDITQGLPRIQEIFESRNPKGQAVITEITGVISAIDEIREGQKEITVQGDVETRKYLAPYNGRLKVQLNDAIKRGEVLTEGSIDPKELLKVKDVSTVQEYLLKEVQKVYRMQGVEIGDKHIEVMVRQMLRKVRVIEAGETELLPGSLLDIHQFADANKEAVLNGKLPATCRPVILGITKASLETESFLSAASFQETTRVLTDAAIKGKRDELLGLKENVIIGKLVPAGTGMQRYRQIKIVDEKKNEAAVAVSAE; this is encoded by the coding sequence TTGATAGACGTTAATAATTTTGAGTACATGAAGATTGGTTTAGCATCTCCTGACAAGATTCGTTCTTGGTCATACGGTGAAGTGAAGAAGCCTGAAACGATTAACTACCGCACACTTAAACCTGAAAAAGATGGTTTGTTCTGTGAACGCATTTTCGGACCAACAAAGGACTGGGAATGTCATTGCGGTAAGTATAAGCGTGTTCGTTATAAAGGTGTCGTTTGTGATCGTTGTGGCGTTGAAGTTACACGTTCAAAAGTGCGCCGTGAGCGCATGGGTCACATTGAATTAGCAGCTCCAGTATCACATATTTGGTATTTCAAAGGGATTCCAAGTCGTATGGGACTTATCCTGGATATGTCTCCACGTTCTTTGGAAGAAGTGATTTACTTTGCTTCTTACGTAGTTGTAGACCCAGCGAATACACCACTTGAGCGTAAACAACTATTGTCTGAGAAAGAATACCGTGCATACCGTGAAAAATACGGTACGAAATTCTATGCTGCAATGGGTGCTGAAGCGATCAAACGTCTTCTTCAAGAACTTGATCTTGAAAAAGAAACAGAAATGCTGAAGGAAGAGCTTAAAACTGCAGCTGGTCAACGACGTACGCGTGCAATTAAGCGTCTTGAAGTAGTTGAATCATTCCGTAACTCTGGGAACAAACCAGACTGGATGATTTTAGACGTACTTCCGGTAATTCCACCAGAATTACGCCCGATGGTTCAATTAGATGGTGGCCGTTTTGCCACTTCTGATTTAAATGACTTGTATCGTCGTGTTATCAACCGTAACAACCGTCTAAAACGTTTATTAGACCTTGGTGCACCTAGCATCATCGTTCAGAACGAAAAACGTATGTTACAAGAGGCTGTTGATGCGTTGATTGATAATGGTCGTCGTGGCCGTCCAGTTACTGGACCAGGTAACCGTCCATTGAAATCACTTTCACATATGTTGAAAGGGAAACAAGGTCGTTTCCGTCAAAACTTACTTGGTAAACGTGTTGACTACTCTGGTCGTTCGGTTATCGTTGTAGGTCCAAACTTGAAAATGTATCAATGTGGTCTTCCAAAAGAAATGGCGATTGAATTATTCAAGCCGTTTGTGATGAAAGAACTTGTTGAGCGTGGCTTAGCTCACAACATTAAGAGTGCAAAACGTAAAATTGAGCGTATGCATTCAGAAGTTTGGGATGTATTAGAAGACGTCATTAAGGAGCATCCGGTTTTACTAAACCGCGCACCGACGCTTCACCGTCTTGGAATTCAAGCTTTCGAACCAACTCTAGTAGAAGGTCGCGCAATTCGTCTTCACCCTCTAGTATGTACAGCTTATAACGCTGACTTCGATGGTGACCAAATGGCGGTTCACGTTCCTTTATCAGCAGAAGCGCAAGCTGAAGCTCGCTTATTGATGTTGGCTGCACAAAACATTTTGAACCCGAAAGATGGAAAACCAGTTGTTACACCATCTCAAGATATGGTATTAGGTAACTACTACCTAACACTTGAGCGTAAAGGTGCAACAGGCGAAGGTTCTACATTCTACGGTCCAAATGAAGTGTTGATTGCTTATCAAAACGGACATGCGCATTTGCATACACGTATTGCAATCGCTGCAGGTTCATTGAACAACCAAACATTCACTGAAGAACAAAACAAAATGTTGTTATTGACGACAGTGGGTAAAGTAATTTTCAATGAAATTTTACCTGAAACATTCCCGTACATTAACGAACCAACGGATTTCAACCTTCAAGTTGAAACACCGTCTAAATACTTTGTTCCAACAACTACTGATGTGCGTACACACATTGATGAAATGGAACTTGTGTCACCATTCAAGAAGAAAATTCTTGGAAACATCATCGCTGAAGTATTCAAACGTTTCCATATTACTGAAACGTCGAAAATGCTTGACCGTATGAAGAATCTTGGTTTCAAATACTCAACTAAAGCTGGTATTACAATCGGTATCTCAGATATCGTGGTACTTCCAGACAAAGGTAAAGTATTAGAAGAAGCTCAAGACAAAGTAGATAAAGTTCTGAAGCAATTCCGTCGTGGATTAATTACAGAAGAAGAGCGCTATGATCGTGTTATTTCTTACTGGAGTGCTGCGAAGGACGTTATTCAGGAAAAACTAATGAAATCATTAGACAACTTGAACCCAATCTTCATGATGAGTGACTCTGGAGCGCGTGGTAACGCATCCAACTTTACTCAACTTGCAGGTATGCGTGGTTTGATGGCCAATCCGGCCGGTCGTATTATCGAGCTTCCGATTAAATCATCATTCCGTGAAGGTTTAACGGTACTTGAATACTTCATCTCTACGCATGGTGCTCGTAAAGGTCTTGCGGATACAGCTCTTAAAACGGCTGACTCAGGTTACTTAACACGTCGTTTGGTTGACGTTGCTCAAGATGTTATTGTTCGTGAAGATGATTGCGGAACGGACCGTGGCTTATTGATCGGCGCATTAATGGACGGAACAGAGGTAATCGAAGGGTTCGACGAGCGTATTGTCGGTCGTCATACACGTAAAACTATTTTCCATCCAGAAACGAAAAAAGTTATTCTGGAGAAAGATGCTTTGATTACTGAAGACGTAGCTCGCGTTATTTTGGATGCTGGATTCGAAGAATTAACTATTCGTTCTGCTTTCACATGTAACACGAAACACGGCGTATGTAAAAAATGTTACGGAATCAACTTGGCAACTGGTGAAAACGTTGAGGTTGGAGAAGCAGTTGGTATCATTGCTGCCCAATCAATCGGTGAGCCAGGTACTCAGTTAACGATGCGTACGTTCCATACAGGTGGGGTAGCTGGAGACGATATTACACAAGGTCTTCCGCGTATCCAGGAGATTTTCGAATCTCGTAATCCTAAAGGTCAAGCGGTCATTACTGAAATTACAGGTGTTATCTCTGCAATTGATGAAATCCGTGAAGGTCAAAAAGAAATTACAGTTCAAGGTGATGTTGAAACACGTAAATACCTAGCTCCTTATAATGGTCGTTTGAAAGTTCAACTGAATGATGCCATTAAACGCGGTGAAGTATTGACTGAAGGTTCGATTGATCCGAAAGAATTGTTGAAAGTTAAAGACGTTTCAACTGTACAAGAGTACTTGTTGAAAGAAGTTCAAAAAGTATACCGTATGCAAGGGGTAGAAATCGGAGACAAACATATCGAAGTAATGGTTCGCCAAATGCTTCGTAAAGTGCGCGTCATCGAGGCGGGTGAAACGGAACTGTTACCAGGTTCGTTACTCGACATTCACCAATTTGCGGATGCGAATAAAGAGGCAGTGTTAAATGGTAAACTACCTGCAACATGTCGCCCAGTTATTCTCGGTATTACAAAAGCTTCACTTGAAACAGAATCGTTCTTATCAGCTGCATCATTCCAAGAAACTACGCGTGTGTTAACAGACGCGGCGATCAAAGGAAAACGCGACGAATTGCTTGGCCTGAAAGAAAATGTTATTATCGGTAAACTCGTTCCGGCGGGTACTGGTATGCAACGTTACCGTCAGATCAAGATTGTTGATGAGAAGAAAAACGAAGCTGCAGTAGCAGTGAGCGCAGAATAA